One Mastacembelus armatus chromosome 10, fMasArm1.2, whole genome shotgun sequence DNA window includes the following coding sequences:
- the hnrnph1 gene encoding heterogeneous nuclear ribonucleoprotein H isoform X1, protein MADEGYVVRIRGLPWSCSVDEVQRFFSDCKIVNNGSGIHFTYTREGRPSGEAFVELETEEDLKIAVKKDRETMGHRYVEVFKSNNVEMDWVMKHTGPNCPETAGDGLVRLRGLPFGCSKEEIVQFFSGLEIVPNGITLPVDIQGRSTGEAFVQFASQDIAEKALKKHKERIGHRYIEIFKSSRAEVRTHYEPQRKPMGMQRPGPYDRPSGGRGYNMMGRGGSYDRMRRGGYGGGVSDGRYGDGGSSFQSTTGHCVHMRGLPYRATETDIYNFFSPLNPVRVHIEIGPDGRVTGEADVEFATHEDAVAAMSKDKANMQHRYVELFLNSTAGGSNGAYGSQMMGGMGNQSSYSGGQLSSGYSGGYSSQGNMGGYSDYSNQGGMGSSYYGSGGGGSRGSMNGLGGGWGM, encoded by the exons ATGGCTGATGAGGGATATGTAGTACGCATTAGGGGTCTCCCTTGGTCCTGTTCAGTGGATGAAGTACAGAGGTTTTTCTCAG ATTGTAAAATTGTCAACAACGGAAGTGGCATCCACTTCACCTACACAAGAGAGGGGCGTCCTAGTGGGGAGGCATTCGTTGAGCTGGAAACAGAGGAAGACCTGAAGATTGCAGTAAAGAAGGACAGAGAAACCATGGGTCACAGATATGTGGAAG TGTTTAAATCCAACAACGTCGAGATGGACTGGGTCATGAAGCACACAGGTCCAAACTGTCCAGAGACAGCAGGAGATGGGCTAGTCCGGCTCCGGGGCCTTCCCTTTGGCTGCAGCAAAGAGGAGATAGTACAGTTTTTCTCAG GGTTGGAAATCGTGCCAAATGGGATAACATTGCCGGTGGACATCCAGGGGAGGAGTACGGGGGAGGCCTTCGTGCAGTTTGCTTCACAGGATATAGCTGAAAAGGCTCTAAAGAAACACAAGGAAAGAATAGGGCACAG GTACATTGAAATCTTCAAGAGTAGCCGCGCTGAGGTGCGGACCCATTACGAGCCCCAGCGGAAACCCATGGGCATGCAGAGACCTGGCCCTTATGACCGGCCCTCCGGTGGTCGCGGATACAACATGATGGGCCGAGGGGGATCTTATGACAGAATGCGTCGCGGAGGCTATGGAGGAG GTGTATCGGATGGCCGGTATGGAGATGGCGGCTCTTCCTTCCAGAGTACAACAGGCCACTGTGTCCACATGAGGGGTCTGCCATACAGAGCCACGGAGACAGACATCTACAAT TTCTTCTCACCATTGAATCCAGTGCGAGTCCATATTGAGATTGGCCCAGACGGCAGGGTAACCGGGGAGGCAGATGTAGAGTTTGCAACACACGAGGATGCTGTGGCTGCTATGTCCAAGGACAAAGCTAACATGC AGCACCGCTACGTGGAGCTGTTCTTAAACTCAACAGCTGGTGGTAGTAACGGAGCCTACGGCAGCCAGATGATGGGTGGCATGG GGAACCAGTCATCTTACAGTGGTGGCCAGCTGAGCTCAGGGTACTCTGGTGGGTACAGCAGCCAAGGAAACATGGGCGGCTACAGTGACTATA GTAACCAGGGCGGAATGGGAAGCAGTTACTATGGcagcggaggaggaggaagcagaggctcTATGAATGGACTTGGCGGTGGATGGggaatgtag
- the hnrnph1 gene encoding heterogeneous nuclear ribonucleoprotein H isoform X2 yields the protein MADEGYVVRIRGLPWSCSVDEVQRFFSDCKIVNNGSGIHFTYTREGRPSGEAFVELETEEDLKIAVKKDRETMGHRYVEVFKSNNVEMDWVMKHTGPNCPETAGDGLVRLRGLPFGCSKEEIVQFFSGLEIVPNGITLPVDIQGRSTGEAFVQFASQDIAEKALKKHKERIGHRYIEIFKSSRAEVRTHYEPQRKPMGMQRPGPYDRPSGGRGYNMMGRGGSYDRMRRGGYGGGVSDGRYGDGGSSFQSTTGHCVHMRGLPYRATETDIYNFFSPLNPVRVHIEIGPDGRVTGEADVEFATHEDAVAAMSKDKANMQHRYVELFLNSTAGGSNGAYGSQMMGGMGNQSSYSGGQLSSGYSGGYSSQGNMGGYSDYIR from the exons ATGGCTGATGAGGGATATGTAGTACGCATTAGGGGTCTCCCTTGGTCCTGTTCAGTGGATGAAGTACAGAGGTTTTTCTCAG ATTGTAAAATTGTCAACAACGGAAGTGGCATCCACTTCACCTACACAAGAGAGGGGCGTCCTAGTGGGGAGGCATTCGTTGAGCTGGAAACAGAGGAAGACCTGAAGATTGCAGTAAAGAAGGACAGAGAAACCATGGGTCACAGATATGTGGAAG TGTTTAAATCCAACAACGTCGAGATGGACTGGGTCATGAAGCACACAGGTCCAAACTGTCCAGAGACAGCAGGAGATGGGCTAGTCCGGCTCCGGGGCCTTCCCTTTGGCTGCAGCAAAGAGGAGATAGTACAGTTTTTCTCAG GGTTGGAAATCGTGCCAAATGGGATAACATTGCCGGTGGACATCCAGGGGAGGAGTACGGGGGAGGCCTTCGTGCAGTTTGCTTCACAGGATATAGCTGAAAAGGCTCTAAAGAAACACAAGGAAAGAATAGGGCACAG GTACATTGAAATCTTCAAGAGTAGCCGCGCTGAGGTGCGGACCCATTACGAGCCCCAGCGGAAACCCATGGGCATGCAGAGACCTGGCCCTTATGACCGGCCCTCCGGTGGTCGCGGATACAACATGATGGGCCGAGGGGGATCTTATGACAGAATGCGTCGCGGAGGCTATGGAGGAG GTGTATCGGATGGCCGGTATGGAGATGGCGGCTCTTCCTTCCAGAGTACAACAGGCCACTGTGTCCACATGAGGGGTCTGCCATACAGAGCCACGGAGACAGACATCTACAAT TTCTTCTCACCATTGAATCCAGTGCGAGTCCATATTGAGATTGGCCCAGACGGCAGGGTAACCGGGGAGGCAGATGTAGAGTTTGCAACACACGAGGATGCTGTGGCTGCTATGTCCAAGGACAAAGCTAACATGC AGCACCGCTACGTGGAGCTGTTCTTAAACTCAACAGCTGGTGGTAGTAACGGAGCCTACGGCAGCCAGATGATGGGTGGCATGG GGAACCAGTCATCTTACAGTGGTGGCCAGCTGAGCTCAGGGTACTCTGGTGGGTACAGCAGCCAAGGAAACATGGGCGGCTACAGTGACTATA ttagGTAA
- the rufy1 gene encoding RUN and FYVE domain-containing protein 1, with protein MADEAGEVNTAVGDGEAKQQLPKVSGAATDGESGDSVGGGRTEKSAPTAAENSWSAPIVSLARKATETISSGVSYAAAQRKPSQGSAVSSPTEKEPENELNNTAKELPVVPAKDPMAIERSNLLSMLKLSIKVLIQSSLSLGRTLDSEFPPLQQFFVVLEHCLKHGLKSKKSFIGLNKSIWGPLELVEKLCPESVNIATSARDLPGIKTSLGRARAWLHLALMQKKVADYMKAVLDRKDLLSEFYDSGALMLEEEGAVMGGLLVGLNVIDANLCIKGEDLDSQVGVIDFSLYLKDPANAETPKDDTKMTAILDQKHYIEELNRHLSGTVSDLQAKMDSLEKTNSKLVEELTAATDRINSLREEQEHLRKENESILQSSQKKEEAALQDSQVELETYKQTRQGLDEMYNVVWKQYKEEKHIRQELERELELQVGLKQEMEVAMKLLEKDTHEKQDTLAALRLQLDQVKTLNVQMFHKAQDSKREAEKKQAQAVQLEQKMNEMEKAMMELEQRLQNSERERKRSDRSDEDMRLELEGKVDALQKQLTDLDTLRQGLETELRAEREQRQNLQKALQREQDNSTELRTQLQQLQGLHTELQNLKQEKKQLQQTCEQQEQALQEMGLHLSQSKLKMEDFKEVNKALKGHAWLKDDEATQCKQCQKEFSISRRKHHCRNCGDIYCNSCSSNELALPSYPRPVRVCDVCHSLLLQRSSSTGS; from the exons ATGGCCGACGAGGCAGGGGAAGtaaacacagctgttggagaTGGCGAAGCTAAACAACAGTTACCTAAAGTTTCAGGAGCTGCGACCGACGGCGAGTCCGGAGACAGTGTTGGGGGTGGCCGGACAGAGAAGTCTGCTCCGACGGCGGCAGAGAACAGCTGGTCGGCTCCCATCGTGTCTCTGGCTCGGAAGGCCACGGAGACGATTAGCAGCGGGGTGAGCTATGCTGCTGCCCAGAGAAAGCCCTCACAGGGCTCCGCTGTCAGCTCCCCGACGGAGAAGGAGCCCGAAAATGAACTCAACAACACCGCTAAAGAGCTTCCAG TGGTGCCCGCCAAGGACCCCATGGCAATAGAAAGGTCCAACCTCCTCAGCATGTTGAAGCTGAGCATCAAAGTTTTAATCCAGTCCTCCTTGAGCCTGGGCAGGACACTGGACTCTGAGTTCCCTCCCctgcagcagttttttgttGTCCTGGAGCACTGCCTCAAACATGGGCTGAAAT ccaagAAATCTTTCATTGGTCTGAACAAGTCCATATGGGGACCTCTGGAACTAGTTGAGAAGTTGTGTCCAGAGTCTGTTAACATTGCCACAAGTGCTAGAGACCTGCCTGGCATTAA GACCAGTTTGGGGAGAGCAAGGGCTTGGCTGCACTTGGCACTCATGCAGAAGAAAGTTGCCGACTATATGAAGGCTGTGCTGGATCGCAAGGATCTCCTGAG TGAGTTTTATGACTCTGGAGCATTGATGTTAGAAGAGGAGGGGGCGGTGATGGGGGGGCTGCTGGTGGGCCTTAACGTTATTGATGCCAACCTCTGTATTAAAGGGGAGGATCTTGATTCTCAG GTTGGAGTCATTGACTTCTCTCTTTACCTGAAAGACCCAGCCAACGCTGAGACTCCAAAAGA TGACACCAAGATGACAGCCATATTAGATCAGAAACACTACATCGAGGAGTTAAATCGTCACTTAAGTGGCACCGTCAGTGACCTGCAGGCTAAGATGGACTCTCTGGAGAAGACCAACAGCAAACTTGTAGAGGAG CTCACAGCGGCGACTGACAGAATTAACTCTCTGCGGGAGGAACAGGAACATCTAAGAAAGGAGAATGAGTCAATTTTGCAGTCCAGCCAAAAGAAGGAAGAG GCAGCACTTCAGGACAGCCAGGTGGAGCTGGAGACGTACAAACAGACTCGACAAGGCCTTGATGAGATGTACAATGTGGTGTGGAAGCAGTACAAGGAGGAAAAACATATTCGCCAG GAGCTGGAGCGCGAGTTGGAGCTGCAGGTGGGGTTAAAGCAGGAGATGGAAGTGGCCATGAAGCTGTTGGAGAAAGACACACATGAGAAACAGGACACGCTGGCAGCCCTGCGGCTCCAGCTTGACCAAGTGAAGACTCTAAACGTGCAAATGTTCCACAAAGCTCAG GACTcgaaaagagaagcagaaaaaaagcaggCGCAGGCTGTGCAGCTCGAGCAGAAGATGAATGAAATGGAGAAAGCCATGATGGAACTAGAGCAGAG ACTACAGAACTCAGAGCGAGAGCGCAAACGGAGTGACCGGTCAGACGAGGACATGAGGTTGGAATTGGAAGGAAAAGTGGATGCTTTGCAGAAACAACTGACTGATCTGGACACACTAAG GCAGGGTTTGGAGACTGAGCTGCGTGCTGAGAGGGAACAGAGACAAAACCTACAGAAAGCTCTCCAGAGGGAGCAGGACAACAGCACTGAGCTCCGCACACAATTGCAACAATTGCAGGGCCTGCACACG GAGCTGCAGAATTTGAAGCAGGAGAAGAAGCAGCTGCAACAGACGTGTGAACAGCAGGAACAGGCACTACAGGAGATGGGACTGCATCTCAGCCA GTCTAAACTTAAGATGGAGGACTTCAAAGAGGTCAACAAAGCCCTGAAG GGACACGCCTGGCTTAAAGACGATGAAGCCACTCAGTGCAAGCAATGCCAGAAAGAGTTCTCCATCTCACGCAGAAAG CACCACTGCAGAAACTGTGGAGACATCTATTGCAACAGTTGCTCCAGCAACGAGCTGGCCTTACCTTCTTACCCTCGGCCTGTTCGGGTGTGCGACGTGTGCCACTCCCTCCTGCTGCAGCGAAGCTCCTCCACAGGTTCCTGA
- the hbegfa gene encoding heparin-binding EGF-like growth factor a, with the protein MRIFRVVLLLVHALVVSRLASGAAVDRYENDRQRHTAVINFLGTTKDKRVEDESRNTGPTTLGNGWEAKEEEYGDEYYYEDEYQDDMSGDYEVEMPQVAMSSKPKDSSAILEAESKTRRGKERKKGRGKGKKRDPCLKKYKDFCIHGTCRYLRDIRAPSCVCHPDYSGERCEFFTLPVQSPEGYNRTTALAVVAVVLSSVCLTIIGLLLMLRFHKRGAYDVENEEKVKLGLVSNH; encoded by the exons ATGAGGATTTTTAGggttgtgctgctgctggttcacGCCTTGG TGGTGTCCAGACTGGCCAGTGGTGCTGCAGTTGACAGGTATGAGAACGACAGGCAGCGTCACACCGCCGTTATCAACTTTTTGGGCACAACCAAAGACAAGAGGGTGGAGGACGAGAGCAGGAACACGGGCCCGACAACATTGGGGAATGGCTGGGAAGCTAAGGAGGAGGAGTACGGTGATGAATACTACTATGAAGATGAGTATCAAGATGACATGTCTGGAGACTACGAAGTGGAAATGCCACAAG TTGCCATGTCAAGCAAGCCCAAAGACTCGTCTGCCATCCTGGAGGCTGAGAGCAAGaccaggagaggaaaggaaagaaagaaggggAGAGGGAAGGGAAAGAAGAGGGATCCTTGCCTGAAGAAGTATAAGGATTTCTGCATTCACGGCACCTGTCGGTACTTGAGGGACATCCGTGCTCCATCCTGTGT GTGCCACCCTGATTACTCAGGTGAGAGATGTGAGTTTTTCACCCTGCCTGTGCAGTCCCCTGAGGGCTACAACCGGACCACAGCCCTCGCTGTGGTGGCGGTAGTGCTGTCGTCCGTCTGCCTCACCATCATAGGGCTTTTACTAATGCTCAG